Within Runella rosea, the genomic segment ACGACTACCGCCTCATGAGCGTACGGGCCAAAGGATCGGTTCAGCCGTTTCCGTGGTTGAAAGTGACCAATAACGCCGATTTTTCTTCCATGAAATACCATAATCCGCTCAACGTAGGTGAAGGCGGAGGTATCTGGCGCAACATTGCCGACGAAGGCCACATGATGGCACCAATGTTTAATCCTGACGGAACCCTTTCTTATTCGGCGGCGTATACGGTAGGGGATTTTTGGTACGGCAAAAACGGCATTGACATGGACAAACGCGTGTTTAGAAACACTACCGATTTTACCAGCCAATTTTTCAATGACCAATTCAGAATAAAAGGGAACTTTACGTTTCAGAATACCGACGATAACGAATACCGCCGTCGGGTGCCTGTACCCTATAGCCGCAAACCTGGCGTGGTTGAATACGTAGGCACGGGAACCAACGATTTGCAGAATATTTACCGTGAAACGCTCTACACCGCAACCAACCTATACGCAGAGTACGAGCCTAAAATCAGTCAAAATCATTACTTAAAAGCATTGGTGGGGTATAACTACGAATTGTCAACTTTTCGCCGCCTCGAAACCTTACGTAATGGGCTGATTTACGAAGATGCAAACGACATTAACCTTGCCTTGGGGCAGTCGGTCAGTACGAGCGGCGGCTGGGAAAAATGGGCAGTTGTGGGTGGTTTTTACCGGTTAAATTATTCATTTAAAGACAAATACTTGTTGGAACTCAACGGCCGCTACGATGGCTCGTCCAAATTTCCATCAAATGAGCGGTACGCCTTCTTCCCCTCTGTTTCGGCGGGTTGGCGCCTATCCAACGAATCTTTCTGGAAAATTTTACCCAAATTTATCAGCGACCTTAAAATCAGAGGCTCCTACGGCTCGCTCGGCAACGGAAGCATTGGCTCTTATGCGTTTCAGGAGCAATTTTCCATTTCGCAATCCAACCGAATTTTAAACGGAGTCCGTCCCCAAAAAACGGGGCAACCAAGCGTCATTCCCGATGGCCTCACTTGGGAAACTTCGACCACACAGGATATAGGAATCGACTTAGGCATGTTTAGCAATCGCCTAATTCTGAACGCCGATGCCTACATTCGCAAAACGACCAATATGTTTACGGTGGGAATGACACTACCCGCGGTTTTCGGGACCGATATTCCCAAAGGGAACTACGCCGACCTCACTACCAAAGGCTGGGAGGGAGTTTTGTCGTGGCGAGATAAATTCCAAACAGGTGGTAAGCCTTTCGACTACGAAGTACGCCTTACAATGGCTGATTATACTTCTACCATCGACAAATTCAACAATCCCAACAAGAAACTTAGTGACTACTATGCGGGACAAACCATCGGTGAAATTTGGGGTTATACTACCGACGGGTACTTTACTTCCCTCGGCGACGTGGAAAACTCCGCCAAACAAACCTTGTTTAAGGCCTCTAACACGGGACAATGGCTACCTGGTGACATAAAATTCAGAGATTTGAACGGCGATGGCCAGATTGACAACGGTGATAATACTGTGGCAAGCCCAGGCGACCGCAGCATCATCGGCAATTCGACGCCTCGTTATACCTACGGAATCATCCTCAGTGCCAACTGGAATAACTTCTTTTTTTCGACTTTCTTTCAAGGTGTTGGGCAACAGGATTGGTGGCCTGGTCCCGAAGCTGCCATTTTTTGGGGACAATACAATCGTCCGTACAATAAGTTGCCCGAATGGCATACGGGGAATATTTGGTCGCCCGAAAACCCCAATGCCTACTTGCCGCGTTACCGGGGGTACGTAACGCAAAACAGCGCAGGGGAGTTGTATCAGGCCCAAACTAAATACCTTCAGAACGCGGCCTATCTCCGGATGAAAAATCTTCAGATTGGCTATAATTTACCCCGCGTGCTCACTAAAAAGTTGGGAATGAGCACGGCCAAACTTTTTGTTTCGGGCGAGAATCT encodes:
- a CDS encoding TonB-dependent receptor: MKITTAQLVFVLLLLSVVYPRRAAAQDVLNQRFSLKVENQSLRQVLNKIEKQAKVRFSYRSEILKKVPVVNLTVKDEKLENVFEQLFSPLQINYEIVSRKQIVLTKKPQRITVSPLELPKRTKSTSIETLISGTVKGENGEGLPGVNILVKGTVKGTSTDINGHFTLSAPVPQTVLVLSYVGYLRREIMVGNRTTLEIIMDSDSKLLSEVIVVGYGTQKKAHLTGAVDQVTSEVLENRSLPNLTQGLQGVIPNLNLRMADGKPIQSPLYNIRGTTSIGQGGNALILIDGVEGDPSRLNPNDVASVTVLKDAASAAIYGARGAFGVVLITTKSPQKDKTVITYSLNHSIKSPTTLPKFVTNGYEFAKMFNESWTAWNDYSQTPQNVNKTLRFSPAYLTEFERRNNDPTLPKTDIDPATGEYVYYENTDWYKELYKENNSATEHNLSVSGSSGKADFYVTGRYYTQSGLFRYNSDDYRLMSVRAKGSVQPFPWLKVTNNADFSSMKYHNPLNVGEGGGIWRNIADEGHMMAPMFNPDGTLSYSAAYTVGDFWYGKNGIDMDKRVFRNTTDFTSQFFNDQFRIKGNFTFQNTDDNEYRRRVPVPYSRKPGVVEYVGTGTNDLQNIYRETLYTATNLYAEYEPKISQNHYLKALVGYNYELSTFRRLETLRNGLIYEDANDINLALGQSVSTSGGWEKWAVVGGFYRLNYSFKDKYLLELNGRYDGSSKFPSNERYAFFPSVSAGWRLSNESFWKILPKFISDLKIRGSYGSLGNGSIGSYAFQEQFSISQSNRILNGVRPQKTGQPSVIPDGLTWETSTTQDIGIDLGMFSNRLILNADAYIRKTTNMFTVGMTLPAVFGTDIPKGNYADLTTKGWEGVLSWRDKFQTGGKPFDYEVRLTMADYTSTIDKFNNPNKKLSDYYAGQTIGEIWGYTTDGYFTSLGDVENSAKQTLFKASNTGQWLPGDIKFRDLNGDGQIDNGDNTVASPGDRSIIGNSTPRYTYGIILSANWNNFFFSTFFQGVGQQDWWPGPEAAIFWGQYNRPYNKLPEWHTGNIWSPENPNAYLPRYRGYVTQNSAGELYQAQTKYLQNAAYLRMKNLQIGYNLPRVLTKKLGMSTAKLFVSGENLATWSPLYKLTRDLDVENLGQSDNVVTNGNSGNGYNYPILKSITVGLSATF